From the Brassica napus cultivar Da-Ae chromosome A8, Da-Ae, whole genome shotgun sequence genome, one window contains:
- the LOC106418806 gene encoding VQ motif-containing protein 5 yields MNQRPRNDYMRVNRTGKYTRKSIFDQVHTNANSIPHQPRQPQLKTQVYIIDKEDFKSIVQQLTSNQSCEFLPQNLPNRQKSRPEPTSPVPFNATGVHVSSHMGYIESLLEESSDSSGDNFQQSFDENQSHIQPQLYSNGDNFQQTFDEYQSHMQPMSYSNGLKPVMTTTLPTPWFNGLPQQIDSAYSLQSTRVEYPQPLTPNFTFSSVTQPGFFDPDLGRF; encoded by the coding sequence ATGAATCAGCGACCACGAAATGATTACATGAGAGTGAACAGGACTGGCAAGTACACTCGAAAGAGTATTTTCGATCAAGTACACACTAACGCTAACTCCATACCTCATCAGCCACGGCAACCGCAACTGAAAACGCAAGTGTACATCATTGACAAGGAAGACTTCAAAAGCATTGTTCAGCAACTAACGAGTAATCAATCATGTGAGTTTTTACCTCAAAACCTTCCAAATCGTCAGAAGAGTAGACCAGAGCCGACCTCACCAGTTCCTTTCAATGCCACAGGGGTTCATGTCTCATCGCATATGGGGTATATTGAAAGCTTACTTGAAGAATCATCGGACTCTAGTGGTGACAACTTCCAACAATCATTTGATGAGAATCAATCTCATATACAACCTCAGCTATATTCAAATGGTGACAATTTCCAACAAACATTTGATGAGTATCAATCTCATATGCAACCTATGTCATATTCCAATGGTCTTAAACCGGTCATGACCACTACTTTACCCACTCCTTGGTTCAATGGTTTGCCTCAACAAATAGACAGTGCTTACTCATTGCAATCAACAAGAGTTGAGTATCCTCAACCATTGACTCCAAACTTCACATTTTCGTCTGTGACTCAGCCTGGATTTTTCGATCCGGACCTAGGACGATTTTAG